A genomic window from Fibrobacterota bacterium includes:
- a CDS encoding prepilin-type N-terminal cleavage/methylation domain-containing protein, translating to MTKNGPGYTLIEVLVAVVILSLVLPGLTYMVVGSRKAQISSYRMEQGAAYGQLVIDSLSILPPGARSATNRTSSATIGGVTYTSSWTFTAQGAASLVTDTVKFTRGGKTEYVIIRGVVR from the coding sequence ATGACAAAAAACGGTCCAGGGTACACGCTCATCGAAGTGCTCGTGGCGGTGGTGATCCTCAGCCTGGTCCTGCCCGGACTCACCTACATGGTGGTTGGTTCGCGCAAGGCCCAGATCTCCAGCTACCGCATGGAACAAGGCGCCGCCTACGGGCAATTGGTCATCGACTCACTTTCCATCCTTCCTCCGGGAGCGCGCAGCGCCACCAACAGGACCTCCAGCGCCACCATCGGTGGCGTGACCTACACGTCCTCATGGACGTTCACGGCGCAAGGTGCTGCGAGTCTCGTGACAGACACGGTCAAATTCACCAGAGGTGGCAAAACGGAATACGTCATCATTCGCGGGGTGGTGCGATGA
- a CDS encoding prepilin-type N-terminal cleavage/methylation domain-containing protein, giving the protein MIHRRGLALAHGLTLLEMMIAMALTGMVAYIALDMFAGQQANYTRTREKVKLQDNAREAMRIIEEDIRNTGFRTTVTSEATGLAGAIGKCSYVFDKDSAAFTAGNRNTIAGDTLRSRYIEPNSVTGIVACGYGAGSAFREIGYFQRNDTLFRRIRNDTVSATDWVELLNNVVTFQVEYGLLTDPTDQIASNAQLTSAANWGGATATTSGGILTLSGWSSSPVYAYYKNGVSLDPKYTYRITFDLTLSANLRTGANAIDSNTTSKLPMFAVGFFNGAGGAAAVGDTLYAYPQDPAVGSRRIELYLSPASTGTKYFGFRAPLKSGAVLTTQQVTISNANISVASRGQYFSWVDAPTSTQRSLVKALRINLLVKAAKSDDEGVKPTFTNLDAAGLSYTASGSDTTKSHVLYQRIVPVVNNGP; this is encoded by the coding sequence ATGATCCACCGTCGCGGCCTCGCCCTCGCGCATGGACTCACCTTGCTCGAAATGATGATCGCCATGGCCCTCACGGGCATGGTGGCCTACATCGCCTTGGACATGTTCGCAGGACAGCAGGCCAACTACACCCGCACCCGCGAAAAGGTGAAGCTGCAGGACAACGCGCGCGAGGCCATGCGGATCATCGAAGAGGACATCCGCAACACCGGTTTCAGAACCACCGTAACCTCGGAGGCCACCGGTCTGGCCGGGGCGATCGGAAAATGCAGCTACGTGTTTGACAAGGATTCTGCCGCCTTCACCGCAGGCAACCGGAACACCATCGCCGGAGACACGCTACGATCGCGGTACATCGAACCAAATTCTGTCACAGGAATCGTCGCGTGCGGGTACGGAGCAGGAAGCGCCTTCCGGGAGATCGGGTACTTCCAACGCAACGACACCTTGTTCCGTCGGATACGCAACGACACCGTCAGCGCGACGGACTGGGTGGAGTTGCTCAACAATGTCGTGACCTTCCAGGTGGAATACGGCCTTTTGACGGATCCTACCGACCAAATCGCCTCCAACGCCCAGCTCACCTCCGCTGCCAACTGGGGAGGAGCGACGGCGACCACCTCCGGCGGCATCCTCACGCTTTCGGGCTGGAGCTCCTCGCCGGTGTACGCCTACTATAAAAACGGCGTATCCCTCGACCCCAAATACACCTACCGGATCACCTTCGACCTTACCCTGAGTGCCAACCTCCGCACCGGGGCCAACGCCATCGATTCCAACACCACAAGCAAACTTCCCATGTTCGCGGTGGGATTCTTCAACGGCGCGGGCGGTGCCGCTGCCGTCGGAGACACCCTATACGCCTACCCCCAAGATCCTGCGGTGGGAAGCCGCCGCATCGAGCTCTATCTGAGCCCCGCCAGCACGGGCACCAAATACTTCGGATTCCGGGCCCCCCTCAAATCGGGCGCGGTCCTCACCACCCAGCAGGTCACCATCTCCAACGCCAACATCAGCGTGGCTTCGCGCGGTCAGTACTTCAGCTGGGTGGACGCACCGACTTCAACCCAGAGATCCCTGGTCAAGGCGCTGAGGATCAATCTCCTGGTGAAGGCGGCGAAAAGCGACGACGAAGGCGTCAAGCCGACGTTCACGAACCTCGATGCGGCGGGCCTGTCCTACACCGCCTCGGGAAGCGACACGACCAAATCGCACGTCCTGTATCAGCGCATCGTCCCGGTGGTGAACAATGGTCCCTGA